ACGTTTGTGTCCTTATGTAAGGGCATATAAGAAGGGTGGTTCTTTATATCtgcgtataataattttttagcagttaaaattattcaatccTAATTGGAATGGAGcgtattaactttttaaaagttagtttacaaatcgctttttaaatttatattttaatacttttatctTATTAGGTGGTACGGACTAAACAAATTTATGCGTAAACTATATTTTACTTCACGTAttgataatattgttaaaaattagagcGTAAATATTTAAGCGTCATGTCGGTTTGAAATCAAGTAATTCGAGGATCAAAAGAGTGATTAATTTAATTGCGTTCTAAGACATAGTGTGAGTCCAAAACTTGATATTCAATAAAGCACATGTCTTCGTTCAAATTGAGATGAGAAGACTTCttagaaagtaaactttttgggaTGTGTTTTGACGAAACACGAGATTATGTTTTTGAACGCCAGAATTTAATATGTGTGATTGACTCTATTCCGGAGAAACGATTTATTTGATTTCCAGCCGCCGCGATAACTGCATACTAAAACTGTAATTTATAGTTTAACAAAACGAACCTGTagttcatgaaattaaaataagttcaCAGTATGCGGATTTATTTGAAATCCATTGCATTTTTATGTCATTTCACAAAGttgaatatatgttttaaataaaataagaaatatgagAATGttaaatacaagaaaaattgGGTGAAAAGGATTCGAGATTCCGAGAGCAATGAAGTAAAGagtaattaatttattactgtaatttttcattcagaaggaaaaataatttcgaaagagtTTTATATTGTCTGTAATacggatttaaacatttttaagaacttCAAAAACGAAGACTGTCCAGAGTAGATCTAAGCCTAACAAAGGTTAATGATAACTTGAACCGTGGGTTCGAAGTCGAACTAAACCTAGAGGAGTAATGATAACTTGGACAGTTTATGACCCAAAGTTGATCTAAGCCTACACAGGTGAATGCGGGCGTGAACAGGATGTTCGGACTGGGCTAGACCTCAAGGTTAATGAGTTCTCGGGCATCATTTTCGCATGATTATTTATATGCGGCAAAAAAATCACGTGCTTTATGAAGAGGAAAGTTTTTACTGCGCGTCCGAATCCATATAAGTGGATGTTATGGCTCTCCTTGCATTTCATAAACAATTCTTGTACGTGATAGACGGCTCATTTGGCTGGTAAGACGAAGATTCCTGAGTGTGTGGTCGGCTTCAGGGTTGTCGATCACCAGGACCGCAGTCGTCTTGAGGACTCGGTTCATAAAAGACGCTTACGGAAACTTACCATTTCTTTGAGATTAATTGTAAAGATATTACTGACGTGTTATTTTGAGAGAATTATCTTTCTAATAAATGTAAATCCATACGCTGAtctaaatattgttttgatttaaaaactaaacGCGACATATCAGAAATAGGATACACTCCTGCTCACTCTTCTGTGGACAGTGAAAAGTGAAAAGACAGTGCTGGTTTAGTGTATTGTGACCATTAAACGATTGATTTAAAATGGGAAGAAGTAGGTCCCGCAATCGCAGCGATAAAAGGAAGTCGAGAAAACGGGACAATGAACGATCCAGGGATCGCAGCTCGTCGAGAACGCGGACTTCGAGGAAATCTCGTCGCAGTTCGCGGAGCTTGAAAAGACTTCGTCGAAGTCCAAGCGAAGTAGCAAGGAGGACATATTCAGAACTTCCTCATTCACCTGCAACCAGCTCAGACTTCGCCAAACTTACGGATGTACTGGCAAGTATTGTAAACCTGAACTCAAAAAaatcaagtaataattttataaatgagaAGTTTTTGCCCGAATTCAATCCATCTAAAAATAATCAGTCCGCAGCGGACTGGCTAGACAGAGTAAATTCTTGCGCTTCTTTATATGATTAGGATGATAAGACTAAGCTCTATTTAGTGGTGTGCAGACTCCGTGGTAATGCAAAAGTGTGGTATGATGAACTGCATGAAGCTCAATTGTCTTGATCGGTACTTCCCCATGCTATTAAAAAACAGTTTCCGGGGGAGCTAAGTTGTGGGCTTTTACTAAGAGAAGCGGTGTTATATGAAACTACTCCAGGTCAGGATCTTCAAACATACTAATTCAAAAAAGTTGGGAAACTAAATAAACTCAAGCTTAACTTAACAGAAGACAAAATCGCTGATTTTGTAGCACGGGGTCTTCACGACGGAAAAATACACACAACCGTTCTCGCGGCTCGTTGTAGAGATATAAATGAATTAAACAGTTGTTTGGCTATTTTTCGCGACAcggataataaatttaaagaaagtaagCGGCAACATACGCATGAGCCGACCGACGGAAAATCGAAGGTAGTAGACGATAGAAAAAACTCGTGTTACTATTGTAGGAAAACAGGTCATCATAGGTATAATTGTCCTGATCTAAAAGAGCCATCCGGTTCAGGGAAAGcagaaacaaaaaaagatcagAAAAGAACGAAATACCAACATGTAGGTACAGTCAAAAGGTCGGTCATGAGGAAGAGACTTGCTGGTCGAAAAATTGAACGAATAAGGGACAGAGACTGTCTGACAGACTGAATGTATGGTCGATTTGGGGAGTGATTGCTTCATAATTAGATTCGGCGAAGCACACGTGCTTGGATTAAATTTAGTCCAAACACTAGAAACCTTGTCAGCTTTCAACCACGCATTAACTACGCCGATTGCACGTTCTAAAGTAAATCTTGAAATCGGCGATATATCATTCGAAGTAGAACTGTACGTAGTTCCGGAAGAGCAATTAACAAGGAGAATACTTATTGGTCGTGACACGCTTTCAACCCCTGGAGTTAAGGCTATCGAAGACTCAACTGGGTTAAAACTCGAGATAGAACCGCTAGAGGTAAATTCGGTTGAGAAAGATAAAAGAAACATAAATGAGGGAGATATTCAATGCCCTGGGGTAAATGAACctaaaattatcaatcaattacTTTCACTGGTAAATCAATATCGTTCGGTTATCGCATTAAACATGCAGGAATTAGGAATAGTAGAAGGAACGAAAATGAAAATCACTTTAATAGACAAAGAACCTTTGCATTACAGACCTCATAGATTGTCGTATGAAGAACGCAAAAAGGTCAAAGGAATCGTTGATGAACTAGAAAAGAATGGGataattcgcgaaagtcattgaCCTTATGCCAGCCCCATTTTGTTAGTAAATAAAAAGAATGGTGAGACACGCATGTATGTAGATTATCGATtgctgaataaaaaaagaaaattagatttacATCCGTTAACTAATATTGACGATCAGATTGATCGTTTATCGGGAAAAAAGTTCTTTACTTCTTTAGATCTCAAATCGGGATTTTATCAAATTCCCATTGACGAggattctataaaaattacaggGTTTGTCACTCCAGATAATCATTACGAATTTCTAAGAATCCCATTCGGCCTTAAGAACTCGCCGGCGGTGTTTCAAAGAGCAATAAACAGAGCGTTCGGTGAATTGAGATTCTCTATCGCTTTAGTTTATACTGATGATATACTGGTGACAGCTTCAAGTATCGAGGaagcatttcaaaatcttgaatcgGTATTACAGgctttaaagaagaataatttttcgttgaatttagCCAAATGTAAATTTCTACAAACGACCATTGATTACTTGGgcagaaaaatttctgaaaagtagTTCGTCTGGGTACGCATAACATTAATGCCGTAATCAAAGCCGCAGAACCTACTGATATAAAAGAATTAAGATCTGTTCttggattttttaactattttagaaaatttatcaaagattttGCTAGTATAGTTGCTCCTTTGACTGACCTATTGAGAAAAGAAGCTTCACGGAAATATGAGTCTGAACAGGCAAATGTGGTGAGAGATTTGAAGCGGATACTCACAGACAGGCCGATTCTGGCTCTCTTCGACCCTACGCTTGAGACTGAGCTACACACAGACGCAAGTTTAGTAGGTTTGGGAGCTATGTTAATGCAGAAAAAGAACGGCGAGAAACGAGTTGTCTCGTATTACAGTCGTAAAACTACAGTCGtagaaaaaagtatcattcaTATGATTTGGAAACACTTGCTTTGGTTGAAGCACTTAAGACATTCCGAGTTTATCTTATCGGGATTAAATTCACGGTAGTAACGGACTGCAGCGCTATACGCGCAACGGCTGTAAAACGAGACATTCATCACCGTTTGCTTATTGATGTCACTGACAATGAATGGATCAAGGTGACACAAATGCAAGATCCAGATCTAGAAATCATACACAAAATTCTAGAAACTGAAGATGTTCAAGCAAATACAAAGCAGTACTTTGACCTATATGATCTGAGAGGGGGAGTCGTCTTTCGTAGAACTGAGACAGGAAATAAATGGGTAGTTCCCCGTGCATCACGTTTCAATATTGTAAAAATGCATCACGATGATCAAGGGCACTTTGCTTTCGAGGAGacaattgagaaaataaaagaaCATTATTGGTTCAAAGGTATGAAAAAGTTTGTTGTCAAGTACGTGCATTCTTGTTTAAATTGCTTGTATTATAAATCCACATCTGGGTGCAAACCGGGCTTGCTACACCCTATTGAGAAAATCGCGATTCCATTTCATACTTTGCATTTGGATCATGTGGGACCCTTTGTAAAAAATAAGCGCAAGAACACTCATATATTGGCCATAATTGATGGGTTTACAAAATATTGCATTGTCGAGCCTGTAAAAGACACAAAAACTAAATGGGTCATAAAAATACTACAACAAGTATTTGGACTCTTCGGGGTACCAACCAAGATTATTAGCGACAGAGGCACCTGTTTTACATCGAAGCATTTTACTACATTTTGTCAAGAGTATGGAATAAAAAACATACTGAATGCTGTCGCTACTCCACGGGCAAACGGACAAGTTGAACGCTTGAATTTTACCATTCTCAATTCCTTGGCGACAACTAGTGCTGGCGCTTCGAAATATCAATGGGACGACTATGTAAAAAAGGTGCAGAGCGGTATTAATTGTACCATTAACCGAACCACTCGAAAGAGTCTGGCTCAActtttatacagttttaaacCTCGAAGTTCAGCAGATGCAGCATTGCAAGGGGCAATTCAAGACGCACTGGATCAGATCAACTTAAAGGAGTTACGTAGGGAAGCAAGGCGTGTCACCGATGAGGAACAGGCGCGGAAAAAATTCAGGTTTTATAGTAAAAGGTTCAAACCTGCACGGTATACAGTGGGAGACATCGTCCTGGTTACATCTAGGCCAGCAGCTAAAGGTCAGATCAAGAAGTTGACAGCTAAGTCAAAAGGTCCTTTCAAGGTGACTGCCGTTCTACCTGATGATCGTTATGAAGTCGTGGACTTGAGGGAACTTAAGAAAGCCCGAGGTCAAAGGACTGTCCGAATCCATATAAGTGGATGTTATGGCTCTCCTTGCATTTCATAAACAATTCTTGTACGTGATAGACGGCTCATTTGGCTGGTAAGACGAAGATTCCTGAGTGTGTGGTCGGCTTCAGGGTTGTCGATCACCAGGACCGCAGTCGTCTTGAGGACTCGGTTCATAAAAGACGCTTACGGAAACTTACCATTTCTTTGAGATTAATTGTAAAGATATTACTGACTtgttattttaagagaattatcTTTCTAATAAATGTAAATCCATAAACTGAACtaaatattgttttgatttaaaaactaaacGCGACATTTAGGGGACCGACCTTCCGCATAAAGGAAGCTACTAGGGCGCACGGGGAGAACACAAgcctaaaaaattttccagttcCCATATACACATAACTTATATTCTTGGCGCACGCAAacatacacacatatacacaTTCACATACTTTATATACGAATTATATGTCTCGACGGTGACGTGTTCTCGACCCGTGGCCTATCGGCTACATGAGAAAAAACCGCGAGAAAGAGAGAGAACTAAAACTCATAAACAAGGGAAAATGAGAAAGAAGTAAGAAGGAGTTAGCGGTGGACAGCATGCGCAAATGGACCACATGTGATGCACTGGAATAAAATCAGGTAATATCAACGttaataatctttttcattatgTTGATTTACAGTTTCAGAGCTGAAAGGGTTGTGACGTGAGAAAACATCCGTCAGTTCGGACGAATGTTTCTGAAGTAAGCAAGCAACATAAACCAGCTAGATCTGTTTTGAAAACTGCTGATAGTAACGATTAGACCGAGTCGGGAACGCTCTGGGACGACCTCTGGTCAAGGTTATGTGGATGGAGGTTCGTCGGCGAAGGTCAGGACCATGTTTACGGCCGAGTAAATTTACCTCTTACGTGTCTACTGGTCATAGATACGTTGAGAGGAGCTTTATTGGCGAAGGTATGACCAGGGCCGAGTTAATTCAACTCTTACTTGTCTACTGGTCATAGACACGTTGGGAGGAGTTTTACTGGCGAAGGTAGGACCAAGAGCAGTCGAAGTCAGGATCTTGATCAAGCGAAATCTAACTttcattgtattaaaaattattgtcatcCAATTccataatttacattttagtcAACCCGAAATTTGTCACTAAATTAAAAtcagatcatttttatttaagttttttttatttaagagtaaacttagtaaaaaattcaatcactttTATCACTGTTTTACTGTATTTTATGTGATTATGTATAATGCCGGGCTATATATTTGTTTTTGTCCTTGGTAAGTGAAAtcttaatgtttatttatttcggTGGTCTCTGGAAAAAGGCCTTTTTGGAAATTTGCGATAGAATCGTTAATATTAGATTATTTTACTACATTGggcaattttttcttcaaaattatttgctGAATACTTATGGAATTCAGCCGATATAAGGTGAAGACCCCAGTTAGTAACATGCGACCAGTCAGTGATACCCTGGATTAATttggttatttattaaaaagtatacaaaacattaataattattaataagcaaTGCAGACATTGCTGCCATTATGCTTTTAGTGTTAAAAAACAACTACTTcacttacagtaaaaaaaaattctacatggAAGCATCTCCAACAGTGAACAGCTATATCTTGTACTCTTGAAAACTAAGAATGTCCCTAACTAGGGTCTTCACCTTAAGCCACTTTTATAGGGTTTTAAACTAAACGCCGTGAGTCCAAATCTCAAATATTATGTCTGACGTGAAAAAAGTTGCCTTGCCCAACTATGGGTAAAAAATagggcaacatttttttaaactgtttaagaATGGGAAAATGTATGGATCATTGCGTGTGACGCATTGCTTGTAGCCACATCCCATGCTAAACTGAAATGATTAGTTCAGCACTAAGTTCGAGGGATTTCAGAGTGTAACTTGCATGCAAATAACTGAAGCCTTACTAATTCTATCTCTCTATAATTTCACATAAATTGTAATAGTTTTAAGTACTTTTTGGAaccaaaattcataattgattaTGAATGTCAAAGCTCGACGCATCACTTAAAAGGTAAGTTGTCATagatatatcaaaatattttttatatagttaTATAGTTTTTACAtagtttcatgttaaaaaaatcaccttgtATAATATTAGCTAATCTACATGTAATCACTGGTAATCCGGATCTAATTGACATTAAACCTAAGTAGTCCCCTTGAAATCCACAGTAATCTACTTTTACTCCTAGGAAATTCACTTATAATCTAAAGTAATCCAATTTAAATTCCAGCTCATCTACGTGTAATCCTAGATAATCTACTTCTTAACCCAGTGCATAAACCTACAACCTAAAGTAATTCACTTGCAATCCTTAGtaatccgtttaaaattaaatttaatttgcttgTAATTTCAAGCCATCTACTTGACATTCCAGGTAATCAACTTTAAATTCCAGATAATCTACAGAAATTTTTCCCCTtaataaattttaacgattcaaggcctcttatttcaaagaattcagtttaaaattgtttaatttttattctttgatttataatttcctattttaaaacaaaacgtcAAATATTGATTATCAttacaaaattcctctttttttattaaaaagtctcaAATTCAATGGATGTAAAATGGAATATTGGGAGATGAaataatatctgaaaaaaatggatATTGAATAAAAGCCCGTTATtacgaatctattaatttgaaattattttctaattgaaaatcgtttataaattttcaatcggacGTTCATAGTAGTTtaactaagactttcgaatttaaatagttcaatttttagcatttaaatCTGTGAATTCTTTAATCTTATCAGATTCAGAAACTATTATATAAAGTCAATTGGTCTAAAATGGATGATGCTTATGCAAAATCTTAGTTTATGACAAatcggcaccaaattttgcacacatattctttgggctcccaaaCAGTTCATAAGAGTATNNNNNNNNNNNNNNNNNNNNNNNNNNNNNNNNNNNNNNNNNNNNNNNNNNNNNNNNNNNNNNNNNNNNNNNNNNNNNNNNNNNNNNNNNNNNNNNNNNNNGAAGGACAACCgaaggatttcgccgggagcgagtgctaatctgaaaaattgcacccgctcccagcgaaatcgcggtaaaatttctgccacaaccacgtctcacgaccgtgagataggtggttacagtctgtaacggaatcaatacgacgatccggcaaaagtttcgcgcaccctgagaacacgaagtgatccaagaactaccgcaaactgcatttttcccgcaagtgttttagcatattgttgacacgcagggatgcttttcagggtGTTAACgagtgaaatcttggcacctccaagagcgccaatgataaggacgattagtttaacagaatattccgggtacaatcgttgcaactcccttataaggtctctatacctctctttcttttcattctgcttggctatgatgtttttgtcagctggtgtcgaaaatttgataacgaacatggttcacttctctaGGTCAAAACGAACCACGCCTGACCTCGactgtgcaacagaaacaattgtcaacaatatgaagttccagtatatgcggcacttcccattctcggcaattgactcgatttccctagaagcatttagaggagcgatattaaggctaatgccgtaagagtgacagagatggtaataaagcactcttaatgccgcattgtgcctttggatgtaggccttgacggtatgttaaggtggaaatgacaccgtcttgacatgccagaatgaaaccctctgtaccagacttcaatgcgggcgatttaagaaaagcaaagttagctcacacgacattgactgatcctccgcATTTCTGTGGAAGgtaccgtgcatccttttatctaggagctgttcacaaaagtttttctcttgtgatttcttaatctcggctttcaggagtgagtgctcgagatagataagatttgcattttgctcacccctaatactaaagttaagatcgagtgtttcagcagcctcctccgctgctttgtacagaaatactcctttgcccacttcttcgtgattcctgaccattttaagaaaagggtctcttccatttgcgactctatgtgctgtacccataataattctgttgtaaagacattcaagactcaatattccgcgaccaccttcacagcgtgagatgtacagtcgcgaaacagaagacttaagatgcatgctttttttcatgtgcataaccttactcgtcccgatatcaagggatctgagctcgttcttcgtccatggaagtacttcaaatgaatagagttctaccgggacgacaagcatggttgttgcagatactttgttcctcgccggcaGTTCGGAAGGCCAAATCTGcgggataagacgtttgtatctgcttcggagaatatcATTTAccgatgtcacatcctgaatgcggctctgtggcacgcccacagggtatgtataagtctctccagcgcaaaggtgtcgtatagcgcttctatcaatgagctcaggatcttcagggatgccattagcttttcctcgcttcaaataaaccttgacgcatttgtctaatccaaattctattccaatttccttagtatatcgttcgactaTCCCTAGAGctggatgtagttgctctttgtttaagcatagatcttaagatcgtccatgtaaaatacatgagtgaccatgtactttcgatttgccagtttgccgcacaagtacccgtcggaatggcgaagtgctagagatattggcaataatgtaaggcaaaagaggagtgggctcatggtgtcaccctcaaagatacctctctgaaaggtgaccttgttagttgtcacacgattttttttcggataagatagtaaatctggttttccgaagcggcaccattctctctatgcacctagcgatttgcggatgaacctttaagctttccaaaagacagatgataagtctatggaaggtcgaatcgaaagctttccggtaatcaatccaggccattgataggtcacgctgatagaatgctgcatctttgcagacacatctttcgatgagcaggttctcgcgACATCccactacgcctttctttgagcctcgttgttcatacatttcttgctacacaggttcaattgcccgaacaatcctatcatttaggatagttgtgaatatcttatacagtgtgttcagacaagttattggcctgtaattcttcgggtcaactgagttgcctattttcggcaggagtattgtgcgcccttccactatgctgcacttcgtagacttctctccaaaatacttcgacctcctctggtttgggcaggtggtcgacagtaactggagggtcttggaagagtcgagtagggtcagagagaaactgttgattttctttaacttctttatcaggtgttatgagggcaacacataactccttgaagctatttatattttctgagtcttcttccagtgcatgctgaacttcgtagacttctctccaaaatactgcgacctcttctggtttaggtgggtgttcgacagtaactagagggtcttagaagagtcgagatgggtcagagaaaaactgttgattttctctgacttcTCCAtcttagcggtaaaattcctgccaggtgtgatgtagtcaatcacacactgaatgcgggacgcgtactgtcttgcccagcctatctttatggcaagtcaatgcattcgtcttttggtcttatgatcaaccgttggttttgtttcacggttcgcatcggccaagggtcggatttttcggaaaaatgtccacgaagctcgtcatccatttcagccagatctttaggattGGGAGAAACcttggtagagtaggcgttccgcttacatagccccttttttggagtagttcggcatgttTTCGCAGacgctgcgaaaagtgcgatagctccgggtgtttctcgcaccacagagccgtcacctaaaggtcccgagattccgccgatccatcgcattgaatccattttcattggctcccccagctctagagtggtcgccAATGTTGGCCtcacccattgtcgggagccctgcgcgttctgttattttgaaccgcacctactacaactatgtttggtgttgtcactgttgttcccacgagaagctagggaaaggggttcgtccatccttgtagagccccgcatgcaaggataaggctgcgtactctgagaggtcgcccagtatcccagagtcaccgttctagacacctcacccaggtgccattcagctttcgacacggttttcgcacctccgcttgggagttaattccttcgggactactcctggaaaattgtccgcgactgcctatttatttttgtaactttgtCACAGGCCTATTTATttttgcctatttatttttgtggctttgtcataggcccttcggttcgattctagaggaatcaaaatcgAACCGGACCGTGTGTTTGTATTTATGTCGACGCAAAATTATTACTATGCAACAgttctacaacaaaaaattcattctttgcaccaacatttttttttaaacataactatttttgaaaatacttgaaaCATGATGGAAAGTATTGAAAATGGAAAGGAACTTTTGGCAGAACTTCTTCAAGATATACGTTTcgcttcttgaattttttttaactcgtacagtaagaaaaaaatatatttttcatactaagtcttgattttttctatcttctttatttttaactcTCAACTACCACACTAATGCAAATTTGCaccaacaaaatattcaaacaagTGTCTTTCGTCACCCAGTAGATAGAAGGGTGTCAACCCCCCACGTTAAATATCTCCTTTCGTTACTGAGTCATGTCAGGCCAGGCCCAGCGTCATTCGCCCTTAACTTTCTGTCAGCTTTGGTTTGAAAGTCTCGCTTGGTACGAATTCGTACTAGTTTGGTAGTTTACGGTTGCAAAGTGAGTGCTGaggaataaattcaatttttatttttttattttaatttataattttaattataatttaattttaattcataattgtttttttcaattacattttctCTAGATCTGAGTAATTTTATatgataattcttatttttaacataaatttaccaaaaattatacTTGCGTGTTAAAATTAAGAAGTATGGGTATTGCGCTCATCGAGAAGCAACTGCAATGTAGCttacaaatacagtgaaactcttctatagcgccgattttgaggctgGCGGTGGCCTGAGTGCATGTTT
This DNA window, taken from Belonocnema kinseyi isolate 2016_QV_RU_SX_M_011 chromosome 9, B_treatae_v1, whole genome shotgun sequence, encodes the following:
- the LOC117180583 gene encoding uncharacterized protein K02A2.6-like, with the translated sequence MYVDYRLLNKKRKLDLHPLTNIDDQIDRLSGKKFFTSLDLKSGFYQIPIDEDSIKITGFVTPDNHYEFLRIPFGLKNSPAVFQRAINRAFGELRFSIALVYTDDILVTASSIEEAFQNLESVLQALKKNNFSLNLAKCKFLQTTIDYLGRKISEKKFIKDFASIVAPLTDLLRKEASRKYESEQANVVRDLKRILTDRPILALFDPTLETELHTDASLVGLGAMLMQKKNGEKRVVSYYSLTDCSAIRATAVKRDIHHRLLIDVTDNEWIKVTQMQDPDLEIIHKILETEDVQANTKQYFDLYDLRGGVVFRRTETGNKWVVPRASRFNIVKMHHDDQGHFAFEETIEKIKEHYWFKGMKKFVVKYVHSCLNCLYYKSTSGCKPGLLHPIEKIAIPFHTLHLDHVGPFVKNKRKNTHILAIIDGFTKYCIVEPVKDTKTKWVIKILQQVFGLFGVPTKIISDRGTCFTSKHFTTFCQEYGIKNILNAVATPRANGQVERLNFTILNSLATTSAGASKYQWDDYVKKVQSGINCTINRTTRKSLAQLLYSFKPRSSADAALQGAIQDALDQINLKELRREARRVTDEEQARKKFRFYSKRFKPARYTVGDIVLVTSRPAAKGQIKKLTAKSKGPFKVTAVLPDDRYEVVDLRELKKARGQRTVRIHISGCYGSPCIS